TGTTCCGCTCCATGCTTGAAGGTGTACTGCGACGGTTTCCAGCCCATCGCTCGCAAGAAATATTCATGCCCAATGGCCCCAATCGCCAGAGTCACCTTGCGATTTTGCAGCCTTTGCAGGTCAAACTTGAGCCATTTCTGGCAATTTCGGAGTTCCTCAGGGGTGGGTTTGTTGTCTGGAGGGGCACACCTGCCCGAGGCTGCAATGAACAGGTCGATCAACTGCAAACCGTCGTCTCTGGAAATGGCTGTGGGTTGGTTGCTCAGGCCAGCACGGAACAGGGCTGGGTACAGGAAATTTCCGCTGGCATCTCCAGTGAACATGCGTCCGGTCCGGTTTGCCCCATGTGCACCGGGAGCCA
The Deinococcus misasensis DSM 22328 genome window above contains:
- a CDS encoding uracil-DNA glycosylase — protein: MDYPEDFYTCALCPRLKAWREQVAQEKRKAYRHETYWGKPVPGFGDPEARIVMVGLAPGAHGANRTGRMFTGDASGNFLYPALFRAGLSNQPTAISRDDGLQLIDLFIAASGRCAPPDNKPTPEELRNCQKWLKFDLQRLQNRKVTLAIGAIGHEYFLRAMGWKPSQYTFKHGAEHVLPDGTVLLDSYHVSQQNTATGRLTAEMFDGVLERVKVLTSM